The Caldisericum sp. sequence CATTCTCTCCTTTATAGAAACCTTTTCTTACTTTCAGGGAAACTGGCAAGTTAGTTGAAGACTTAACTGTATGGACTATCTTTGATAGTTTCGGAAGGTCTTTTAAAAGTGCTGAGCCTGAGCCATCTTTTACAATTTTAGGAACAGGACACCCTGCATTTATATCAATCCCATCAAAACCAAGTTGAGTAACAAAATCAGTTGCATTTTTAAAGGCATCTATATCAGAGCCAAAAAGCTGTACAAAAATAGGATGTTCGCTCTTGTGAAACCTTAAAAGGGAAAGCGTATTATTGTCTTTATACTTTATTCCCATAACGGAGACCATCTCTGTAAAAACAAGCCCTGCACCAAAAGACCTAACAAGCATACGGAAAGGCGAATCAGTATACCCAGCAAGTGGAGCAAGGAAAATCGGCATTTCTATATATATGTTTCCTATCTTAAATTCCTCTAACATACTCGTAAATACTGTAAATACCCTTCACGGTTAAAAGTTTATCAAACATTTCAATCCTTCTTGCAACTCCTTCCATAACATGCGAAATACCCCCGGTCCCAATAACACGAACCTTTTCGCCGAGTTCTTCTTCAATGAGTTCTATAAGCCTGTCAACAAGACCACCAAATCCATTAATAACACCTGACTGCATTTCTTCAACCGTATTCTTTCCTATGGCGCTTTTTGGTTTTACAAGTTCTATTCTTGGAAGTTGAGCAGTTTTCCTGAATAATTCTGTTGAAGCAGGAAGCACACCAATTGTTATTGGTCCTCCAACAAATCTTCCATCTTTAGTGATAACTGAAAATGTTGTCGCTGTTCCAAAGTCTACAGTTACAGCGTTTTCGTTTGGAAATAGTTTATGTGCTTCAAAAATATCACAAATTCTATCAGCACCGACAAATCTTGGCTCTTCTACATCAAATTTTATCCCCAAAGGCAAGTCAGAATTTACTAAAATCGCTTCCTTATTCGACAATTTCCTTGCGACTGCTCTAAATACAGGCGTAAGAGAGGGAACAACAGAAGATACAATTACATCATCGACATTTCCGTGAAGTTTTTCCTCCCTCATAAATTGCGAAATAAGAAGTCTATACTCGTCGGATGTCCTTCCGCTATCTGTTACAATCCTCAAAGTATTCAAAAGCATCCCTCTCTCAAAAAAACCAAACACTATATTCGTATTTCCTATATCTATCGTTATAACCATACAAACCTCCTAACCCTCTATTTTACACAAATTTATTATTTTGGTATAATTATCCTGTTAAGAAAGGTGGTTAAGATGAAACGACAAATTAAGGAAGAAATTGCAAACATAGGAAAAAGACTTTACGAACATGAACTTAATGGAAGTTACGGTGGAAATTTCTCAGTAAGAGATGAAGAATACATCTATATAACGCCATCAGGGGTTCCAAAAGATGAACTTGACTACTCGGACATCCTTGTAATAGACTTCAGTGGAAATGTGCTTGAAGGCGAGGGAAAGCCATCAACTGAAATCTTGTTTCATATAAAAATCTACAAAGTTAGAAGCGATGTTAATGCAATAATACATGCACACCCTCCATATGCAACGGGGTTTGCTATTGCAAATTATCCGATTCCTAACGATGTTCATGAAGAATCTACCCTCATCTTGGGAGATGTTCCTGTAATTCCTTACGAGATAACATCATCAAAAGAACTTGCAGAAAACATAGGCAAAGCAATTCAAGACCATAATGCCCTTCTGCTTGCAAATCATGGTGCGCTTACAGTTGGTGATACGCTTGAAAGAGCCTTTAGAAGGATGGAAGAACTCGAAAACCTCTGCAAGATGTTAACTGTTGCAAATATGCTTGGTGGTGCAAAACCCATCCCGCAAGATAAACTTCAAAACCTGCTTGAATTAAAGAAAAAAAGAGGCCTTTAAAAAAATATGGGGGCTTTCGCCCCCTCAATACCATCAATTGATATTATTCAAATTTTTCAAGGAATGCTTTGTATCCAAGATATGAGGAGTAAAGGTCGACTTTTGAAGCAAGTTCAAATGGAGCGTGCATCGAAAGAAGTGCAGGACCAACATCAAGCACTTGAATACCTCTATTTGCCATAAATTTTGCAACCGTTCCGCCGCCACCAACATCAACTTTTCCAAGTTCGCCAATTTGCCATGGCACACCCATTTCATTAAAGAGTTTCCTAACCTTAAAGACGAGTTCTGCAGATGCATCAGATGCAGAGTATTTTCCACCAGAGCCAGTATATTTGGTTACAACAACGCCATGTCCAAAAATAGGAGAATTCTGTTCATCAAAAACATCCCTGTAAAGTGGGTCAACTGCAGCATTAACATCGGCAGATAGACCATAAGACCTGTGGAGCACTTCCCTTACTGAAACATCCTTTATCCCTTTCAGGTTTAGATACTTTTCAACTGCATAATCAAGAAAATCTGATTGTGCACCGGTAATGCCATCACTTCCAATTTCTTCCTTGTCGAATAGCATAACTCCGATTGTTCTTTTTGGAGTTACGGCATCAAAAAGTGCCTTTGCGCCTGTAAAACCGCAGATCCTATCATCATGACCATACGATGCAATTGCACCTCTATCAAAGCCAACATCCCTTGCCTTGCCTGCAGGGACAAGAGTCAATTCCGAACTAATGAAATCTTCTTCAACAATGCCATATTTTTCGTGGAGGAGTTTTAGTATTGCAGTCTTGAACTTCTCTTTATCCACTTCTTTATCAGGAATACTTCCAACAATTGGGTCAAGTGCCTCACCCTGGATAACTTCCCTTGCGTTCTGTTCCATCTGCTTTCTTGCAAGATGTGGGAGCAAATCCGAAATAACAAAAACTGGGTCATCTTCGTTCTCGCCAATACTTACTTCCAACTTCGTCCCGTCCTTGAGGATTATAACACCGTGAAGCGCAAGAGGAATTGTAACCCACTGGTATTTCTTAATGCCACCATAATAGTGGGTTTTAAACATAACAACATCAGCGCCTTCGTAGAGAGGGTTTTGCTTGATGTCGATCCGCGGGGAATCAATATGGGCAAAAACAAAATTAAAACCGTGTTCTGCGCTTAGTTCGCCGTCTCTTATGAGAAGTATGTTTTTGTTATCATTTATTGCATAGAATTTACCGTGAGAAGTTGTAGCATTAAACAAATCGACAAAACCAAAACTTTCTGCAAGACTCTTTAAATACTTTACTGCCTCTCTTTCCGTTTTTGCCTTGCTTATGAAATCTTTGTATGAATCACTAAAACTATTGACATCTTCTGGGCTAAGGATTTCCCATGCGTTTTTTGTTGAATACTTAAGTTCCATTTTAACCTCCTTAAAAATTTTTATTACTTTCTATTATATCTTGATTTGCATTTAAATAAAATTTTCGTATTATATTAAAAAAGGGAAAGAGGAAATAACGATGCAGGGAAACTTAAGTGACTTTAAGCTGGAGGAGATAATCCAGAGCATCTCTACAAGCAATAAGTCTGGCAAACTCGAAGTCGATGGAGTCATGGGAATGTATGGTATTTACTTTTCGAACGGTGAGATTGTCCATGCAAATGGTCCTTACTCAATTGGAGAAGAGGCTATTCTTGATGTTTTCCTTGAAATTAACGGTCAGTTCTCCTTTATTACAAACATCGTCCTCCCCCCAAGAACGATAAGAAAAAACATATTTGACATTATAGCAACGGGGATTAGTCTGAGAGAAGAAAATTTCGACATCATTAAACAAATTACAAAAACAACAAAAATGGTTCCGAACAGTAAAAATGATAAGGAAGGTGTAGAACTTTCAAAAGATGAAATAAAATTGTTAAAATACATATTGGATGGGACACCCATTTCTAATATAATGGAGCAGATGTCTATGAGTTATGTAAAGTTTTTGGAAATACTTAAAGGACTTTTACAGAAAGAAATAGTTACTTTAGGAGGATAGGATGGAAGGAAGACTTTCAAAAGTACAAATTGTGCTTAGTGAAGAGGAACTCAAAAAAATTGAAGAACTCTTTGGCGAATTTCTTTCAGAGTCAGAGGCAAGAGACATAGTTTTGCTTAACAAAAGTGGAGAACTTCTTGCAAAAAGTGGCGACATCACTTCAGATGTTGCCCAAAACATATCAGCGCTTGCTGCAGGTGTTTTTTCTGCAACAAATGAACTTGCAAGGCTTTTAGGCGAAAAGGAATTCACTATTACTTTCCACCAGGGGCAGGAAACAAACATTCACATTTCACTTATTACACAAAACGCGCTCCTTGCAATGATTTTTGACAACAAATTGCCCATTGGTGCAATAAGATTCTGGGCAAAGAAAACAGGAACAGAAATAAAACCCATAATAGAAGAGGCAGAAAAGAGAGCAGAGAGTCAAACACAAAAAGTAATAAATGAGGATGTAGAAAAGGACATTGAAGATTTATTCTAAGGAGAAAAGATGAGTACCATAAACTTCGCAAAGAGAGAAATTTCTTTTAAGATAGTATATTATGGTCCTGCAATGAGCGGCAAGACTACAAACTTGAGACATATCTATTCAACAATTCCGGAAAAAGTAAAAGGTGATTTTACAAGTATTGCAACAGAAACCGAAAGGACACTATTTTTTGACTTCCTACCACTTGAATTGGGAAGCATAAAAGGATTTACTATAAGACTGAGCCTTTATACCGTCCCTGGACAGTACATATACAAGTTAACAAGAAAGTCTGTCCTAAGAGCAACAGACGGCATCGTGTTTGTTGCTGATTCTCAAATCGAGAAGCGTCAAGAAAACATCGATAGCTTCCAGGATATGATAGATAACCTCTTAGAATTTGGCGAAGATGTTGAAACCATGCCAATTATTCTTCAATATAACAAAAGGGACCTACCCAACATCCTATCCATTGAAGAATTACAGGCAGATCTCAACAAAGATAACAAATACCAATACTTTGAAGCAATTGCAGAGCAAGGCATAAATGTGATGGAGACACTTAAGGCAATTACAAAACTCGTTGTTCAAAAAGCATAAATGAAACCAACTTTTATAGGCATTGCAGGTGGAAGCGGCTCGGGGAAAACAACTGTTGCAAAGATGATTCAAAAATCCCTTGGCAAAGATAAAACCGCCATAATCTCGATGGATTCGTATTATAAGGATTTCCCGGATTTGACGCTTGAGGAGAGAAAGAAACTCAACTACGACCACCCATCTATTTTTGATATCGAACTTCTAAAAAAGCACCTTGAAGACTTAAAACATGGAATCCCTGTAAAAATTCCTGTTTATTCATTTGAAAAATATGCAAGGACGGGGGAATTTGAGGATGTTTATCCAAAACCTATCATCATAGTCGAGGGGATCCTTCTTTTCTATTACGATGAAATAAGAGATATATTCTCGATTAAGATTTTTGTGGATACAGACCCTGATGTCCGAATCATAAGGAGAATAGAACGAGATGTTCTTGAGAGAGGAAGGACATTAAAATCAGTTATAAATCAGTATCTCGAAACTGTAAGACCAATGCATATCCAGTTTGTAGAGCCAACAAAGCAATTTGCAGACATCATTATCCCTCGAGGCGGCAAAAACGAAATTGCAATGGATATCATTTTAGCAAAGATTAAATCAATTATAAGTGAGCATTAGATTTCTCATTTTCAAATTTTTGTCGTAAAATATATGCCCGTAATATAAAGATTAAGGAGGTAGGATGAAAAAGATTTTAATTTTTATTTTAGTTCTGTTAGTATTGTTTGGGCTATCAAAACCCGCAAATGGAGCAAATCCTACATGGACAAAGCCTACGGGTATTGACGGCGGCGAAATCGACAAGGTTGTTTTATCTCCAAATTTCTCAAATGATTCAACGCTTTTTGCTGGGTCAACAAGTTCCTTCTACTACTCAAATAACGGTGGAACAAGCTTCGCAAATATACCCATAAATGTAGGATTCAATCTAACGCTTGAAGGTGTACTTGACTTTACTCTGTCAAAAGATTTCTCAAAAGATTCAACCGTTTATATCGCAACTAAAGATGGTGTTTTTAAAACAAGCGATTTTGGAAAAAGCTTCTCCCCGTACCAAATGGGAATTGATGCAACCTATGTAACTCTAATCACATCAGACCCAGTCACAAACACATTGCTTGCATGTGGTGTAAGTTTTGAAAAAAGGGATGATGGCAAAGTCCTGAACACAAATCTTATAATGAAAAATGACACTTCTACAAAAACCTGGAAGACTATCGCAAAATTCACATCAGATTATGTAACAGCGATTGCAAGTTATAACGACAACTACTATGTTGGAACAGAATACGGCGAGCTTTTTAAAATTAACGATACAAAAACACAACTTTTTAAAGCAAACTCACCAATTACAAGCATTTCTTGTACAAAAGATGTGGTTGCACTCTCAACACTCGGCGATGGTATCTATCTTACAAAAGATCTTAAAACATTCAATAATGAACTTCCAGGAACCAAAATAATTGCAGTCAAAGTTACTGATTCCTCAAATCTTTATGCACTCAAAAGAACGGGGACACTCTATGTAAAGAAAAACGGAAACTACAGTGAATACCAAATTCCATACCCTTCAACAAACCTCAACTTTGATGCAAATGAAAAATATGTATTTATTGCTTCTTACGAATACGGCATTATAAAGTTTGACCTTGAAACAAAAACTTTTGCGCTTGCAAATAAAGGAATTGCTAATGTAAACACAACAACAATGGCATTTTCCCCAAAATATGACACAAATAAAACAATTTACCTTGGAACTGCAAATAATGGACTTTATGTATCAAAGGATGGCGGAAAAACTTTCGCAAGCACAGGCAACCTTGATTCGCATCAAATACTTTCTATATGTGAACTTTCAAATGGGACAATCCTTGTTGGCACATTAGGTGAAGGCATATTTGCTTCCACTGATGGAGGCATAACATTTAATAAAAAAGATGTCTTTAAAAATGATTCCATTGGGGTAATATACGAATACAACGGAAATATATTTATTGGAACTAAAAACAGAGGGCTCTGGGTAACTGACGTAACCTTACAAAGCCCAAAACATATTGATTCTCTTCCGCCATACGATGTAAATATCAATTTTATAAAAGGCGCAGGGCAATACCTCTTCGTTGCAACAAATGGTGGTAATCTATATCGCTCGGATGATTACGGAAAAACATTCAAAGAAATTGGCAATAACAAATTCTGGGGTCTAAGCATAACAGGCTTTGATATCTCAAAGACCTTCCTTCAGGACGGACTTGTCCTTGTTGGTACTGCAGGTGGCGAATTTATTTCCTACGACAGAGGTAATACTTTTATGGGCGTTTACGACCTTGGAACAACCTGGGCAGATGGAGCAGCAATATCACCCAACTACACACAGGATGGCTTTATGGTTGTTGGTGCCTGGGGTGCCTCTGGAACTACCTACGGAAACATATACATAACAAAAAATAAAGGTTTAAGTTATGAAAACATTGGAAGTGGAATGACAAACAGATATGTTGTAAATGTATTTTTAACGCCTGATTTTTACTACGGAAAGTCTGGAAGTTTGTTTGCACTAACTTCTTCAGGTGGGTTATTCAGATACAGTTTTGAAACCACGGTTGAAGTAATTTTAACTGTAGGTAAAAACGAGGTTATTGTAAACGGTGAAAAGAAGACAATTGAAGCACCACCATACATTAAAAACGGGAGGACAATGGTTCCTGTTAGGGTTATAAGTGAGGCATTCGGTGCAGATGTAGGTTGGAACGACAAAACAAAAGAGGTTACAATAAAATATAAGGATAAAAACATCATTCTAAAAATAGGAAGCCCTTATGCGCTTGTAAACGGGACGCAAACACCAATTGACAGGGATAACCTTAAAGTCGTTCCTGAAATTACAAATGGAAGGACATTCGTCCCCATTAGATTCATTTCTGAGACCTTCGGTGCAAAAGTTGAATGGAATGATGTAACACAGCAAATTCGAATAACCCTGGGAGGTTAAAATGAAAAAATTGAAGGTTTTTATTGTCGCTTTCATAATTTTAGCAGTATCTTTTTTGGGTAGTTTGGATTCTATTTCTTCCCAAAACGGAAACGAAATACTTATAACAGAGCCTTTCTCTGGAAAGCAAGCAATACTAAACGAATTTATGAATGCAAAGAAGGAACTTCTCATAAATATGTATAGCATTAGTGATTTTGACTTTATTCCAACAATAATAAACCTTGCAAAAAGTGGCGTTGAAGTAAAAGTTATCCTAGAGGAAGCACCATACCAGGCAGAAACCCAAAACTTCGATATAAGAGACCTCTTCAGGATCTATGGAATTGATGTAAGGTGGGCTAATCCTCAATTCTTCCTCACACACGCAAAGTATGTCGTAATCGATGATACAGAAGCAATAGTCCTTTCGGGTAACTTTACCTCTTCAAGTTTTACAAAAAACAGGGATTTTGGACTTGTAACTTTCGACAAGGATGAGGTCTTAACACTGAAATCGCTATTCTACGCCGATTGGGAAAGAACTGACTTTACAAATGATAACCCTAATGTCCTTATAAGCCCCATTGATTCGAGGACAAAGGTTGAAAGCGCCCTCAAAAGTGCAAAGAAAAGCATAAAGATCTGGGAGCAAAGCATAAGCGACCCATCGATTATAAAAATCCTAAAGGACCAAAAGGATAAAGGAGTTGATGTAAAAATTCTAATGCCATCCTCATACGCAGCAGATACAAAGAAAGATCTTGGAGATTCGGTTCTTGCACTTCCAAATCCATATATACACGCAAAGACATTCATTATTGACGATACATTTGCCTACATTGGTTCAAATAACTTTACAAGTCCTTCTTTTGATAACGAAAGAGAAACTGCACTATTTACTTACAATACTGATGTAATAAATACATTAAATGCACTTTTTGAATGGGATCTAAGTCATTGCGTTACACCTTAAAAAACTTTGCTAAAACACCAAAAAATGATAAAATATTCCGAAAGGAGTTGAACTATGAAAGAAGCACAAGTACTTGCAGGATTAAAAAGAAGAAGGACCATACTTGAGTACATAACAAGTTATGGTTTCATAACACCTGCCCTAATCATTCTTGGCGTATTTGCAATATTCCCAACTATTTATGTCTTCTACCTTTCACTTTTTGATTGGAGTATGATTGGTGGAAAGACATTTATTGGCTTACAAAACTACATAAATCTATTAATAAAACCTCCTACATCAACAGACTTTTGGCACGCTGCACTCGTTACACTTGAATATGTTGCCCTTAATGTTCCAATTAGTATGGCACTTTCACTCTTCCTTGCAACACTTCTTATGAAGCCGATAAAGTTTAGGAGTTTCTTTAGGCTTGGTATTTTTGTTGCATATGTTACTCCACTCGTTGCAACATCAATCGTATGGGAATGGATTTTCCATCCTGATTACGGTATCCTAAACTCTATTTTAAAAATGCTCCACTTGCCACCGTCTCCATGGCTTAATGGTTTTCCAAGCGCACTTTTTGCAATTGTAATTTACAATGTATGGCATGAACTCGGTTATTCTACAATACTATTTATGGCAGGACTAACAGCC is a genomic window containing:
- a CDS encoding type III pantothenate kinase yields the protein MVITIDIGNTNIVFGFFERGMLLNTLRIVTDSGRTSDEYRLLISQFMREEKLHGNVDDVIVSSVVPSLTPVFRAVARKLSNKEAILVNSDLPLGIKFDVEEPRFVGADRICDIFEAHKLFPNENAVTVDFGTATTFSVITKDGRFVGGPITIGVLPASTELFRKTAQLPRIELVKPKSAIGKNTVEEMQSGVINGFGGLVDRLIELIEEELGEKVRVIGTGGISHVMEGVARRIEMFDKLLTVKGIYSIYEYVRGI
- a CDS encoding class II aldolase/adducin family protein, which translates into the protein MKRQIKEEIANIGKRLYEHELNGSYGGNFSVRDEEYIYITPSGVPKDELDYSDILVIDFSGNVLEGEGKPSTEILFHIKIYKVRSDVNAIIHAHPPYATGFAIANYPIPNDVHEESTLILGDVPVIPYEITSSKELAENIGKAIQDHNALLLANHGALTVGDTLERAFRRMEELENLCKMLTVANMLGGAKPIPQDKLQNLLELKKKRGL
- a CDS encoding aminopeptidase; translation: MELKYSTKNAWEILSPEDVNSFSDSYKDFISKAKTEREAVKYLKSLAESFGFVDLFNATTSHGKFYAINDNKNILLIRDGELSAEHGFNFVFAHIDSPRIDIKQNPLYEGADVVMFKTHYYGGIKKYQWVTIPLALHGVIILKDGTKLEVSIGENEDDPVFVISDLLPHLARKQMEQNAREVIQGEALDPIVGSIPDKEVDKEKFKTAILKLLHEKYGIVEEDFISSELTLVPAGKARDVGFDRGAIASYGHDDRICGFTGAKALFDAVTPKRTIGVMLFDKEEIGSDGITGAQSDFLDYAVEKYLNLKGIKDVSVREVLHRSYGLSADVNAAVDPLYRDVFDEQNSPIFGHGVVVTKYTGSGGKYSASDASAELVFKVRKLFNEMGVPWQIGELGKVDVGGGGTVAKFMANRGIQVLDVGPALLSMHAPFELASKVDLYSSYLGYKAFLEKFE
- a CDS encoding DUF4388 domain-containing protein — encoded protein: MQGNLSDFKLEEIIQSISTSNKSGKLEVDGVMGMYGIYFSNGEIVHANGPYSIGEEAILDVFLEINGQFSFITNIVLPPRTIRKNIFDIIATGISLREENFDIIKQITKTTKMVPNSKNDKEGVELSKDEIKLLKYILDGTPISNIMEQMSMSYVKFLEILKGLLQKEIVTLGG
- a CDS encoding roadblock/LC7 domain-containing protein; amino-acid sequence: MEGRLSKVQIVLSEEELKKIEELFGEFLSESEARDIVLLNKSGELLAKSGDITSDVAQNISALAAGVFSATNELARLLGEKEFTITFHQGQETNIHISLITQNALLAMIFDNKLPIGAIRFWAKKTGTEIKPIIEEAEKRAESQTQKVINEDVEKDIEDLF
- a CDS encoding GTPase domain-containing protein; translated protein: MSTINFAKREISFKIVYYGPAMSGKTTNLRHIYSTIPEKVKGDFTSIATETERTLFFDFLPLELGSIKGFTIRLSLYTVPGQYIYKLTRKSVLRATDGIVFVADSQIEKRQENIDSFQDMIDNLLEFGEDVETMPIILQYNKRDLPNILSIEELQADLNKDNKYQYFEAIAEQGINVMETLKAITKLVVQKA
- the udk gene encoding uridine kinase, whose product is MKPTFIGIAGGSGSGKTTVAKMIQKSLGKDKTAIISMDSYYKDFPDLTLEERKKLNYDHPSIFDIELLKKHLEDLKHGIPVKIPVYSFEKYARTGEFEDVYPKPIIIVEGILLFYYDEIRDIFSIKIFVDTDPDVRIIRRIERDVLERGRTLKSVINQYLETVRPMHIQFVEPTKQFADIIIPRGGKNEIAMDIILAKIKSIISEH
- a CDS encoding sugar ABC transporter permease, which codes for MKEAQVLAGLKRRRTILEYITSYGFITPALIILGVFAIFPTIYVFYLSLFDWSMIGGKTFIGLQNYINLLIKPPTSTDFWHAALVTLEYVALNVPISMALSLFLATLLMKPIKFRSFFRLGIFVAYVTPLVATSIVWEWIFHPDYGILNSILKMLHLPPSPWLNGFPSALFAIVIYNVWHELGYSTILFMAGLTAVSKELQEAAEIDGANQWGVFRHVTWPLLSPTTFYIFIISLISSFRMFTPVLVLTQGGPYNSTTTIGYMLYREAFQYWHSGFASAIAVVLFGIIFTITLIQFRVTGRRVFYSEGSEGES